A part of Gemmatimonadaceae bacterium genomic DNA contains:
- a CDS encoding amidase, whose product MSPTRREALVELSALLAIPLVRWPERLADPLAGTIVEYQAGRARRDWSAAEVTKQALDRANALNGWLRAIDELSPTALDDARASDARARSGSLRGPLDGVPVFAKAIYDMNGLPTTGSSAAWARLFPGAVTSDAIEVARMRAAGAIVLGKTAADDFAYHGNGTSSLTGQVRNPYDPAGVKTPGGSSAGSAVSVACGIAFAALGTDDGGSNRIPAQFCGIVGMKPTFGLVPRTGVIPTWPYLDTHGPLARHVADAALLLDAIAGPDASDGLALTAPWTRGALAALDDDALSGARLGLVDAHVPRAQMSAESLAVFDRAVADLRAAGAVVESCAPTVTRANVRDLFARLAKDRSDVTPNADSPAATANALYRYFQTHGGDARADVERGLAPYRAFYDVLPKEWADMARLIDQPYERDPAGVSFARSREAAVAQLAATFREQRIDAMVYPTMPFPAPRAVDPWPDVRTTLGYGNWMGLPEVSVPTGLGADGMPAGNISFVGLPGRDARLLALAHAYERKSSRFVAPPAPTPRG is encoded by the coding sequence ATGTCACCCACCCGTCGGGAGGCCCTCGTCGAACTGAGCGCGCTGCTCGCCATCCCGCTCGTTCGATGGCCCGAGCGCCTCGCCGATCCTCTCGCCGGCACAATCGTCGAGTACCAGGCGGGCCGCGCGCGGCGCGATTGGAGCGCGGCCGAGGTGACGAAGCAGGCGCTCGACCGGGCAAACGCTCTGAACGGCTGGCTGCGGGCGATCGATGAGCTGTCGCCGACGGCGTTGGACGACGCACGCGCTTCGGACGCGCGTGCCCGGAGCGGCTCCCTTCGCGGCCCGCTCGACGGCGTTCCTGTCTTCGCGAAGGCGATCTACGACATGAACGGCCTGCCCACGACCGGGTCCAGCGCCGCGTGGGCGCGGCTGTTTCCGGGCGCTGTCACGAGCGATGCGATCGAAGTGGCGCGAATGCGAGCCGCGGGCGCGATCGTCCTCGGGAAGACCGCCGCCGATGATTTCGCGTATCACGGCAACGGCACGAGCTCGCTCACGGGACAGGTGCGCAATCCGTACGATCCCGCGGGCGTGAAGACTCCGGGCGGTTCGAGCGCGGGGTCGGCAGTTTCGGTCGCATGCGGCATCGCGTTCGCGGCGCTCGGCACCGACGACGGCGGGTCGAATCGGATTCCGGCGCAATTCTGCGGGATCGTCGGCATGAAGCCAACGTTCGGGCTCGTGCCGCGGACGGGCGTCATACCGACATGGCCGTACCTCGACACGCACGGCCCGCTCGCGCGGCACGTCGCCGACGCCGCGTTGCTGCTCGACGCGATCGCCGGGCCCGACGCGTCCGACGGATTGGCCCTCACCGCGCCGTGGACGCGCGGCGCGCTCGCTGCACTAGACGACGACGCGCTGTCCGGTGCTCGACTCGGCCTCGTCGACGCGCACGTGCCGCGCGCGCAGATGAGCGCCGAATCGTTGGCTGTGTTCGACCGGGCGGTCGCGGATCTGCGAGCGGCGGGCGCGGTAGTCGAGTCGTGCGCGCCGACCGTAACGCGCGCCAACGTCCGCGATCTCTTCGCGCGGCTGGCGAAGGATCGAAGCGACGTGACGCCGAACGCAGACTCACCGGCGGCGACAGCGAACGCGCTGTACAGATATTTCCAGACGCACGGCGGCGACGCGCGAGCGGACGTCGAGCGCGGCCTCGCGCCCTACCGCGCCTTTTACGATGTCCTGCCGAAAGAATGGGCGGACATGGCTCGGCTCATCGATCAGCCGTATGAGCGCGATCCGGCCGGCGTGTCATTCGCGCGATCGCGGGAGGCAGCCGTCGCGCAACTGGCGGCGACGTTCCGCGAGCAGCGGATCGACGCGATGGTCTATCCGACGATGCCATTCCCCGCGCCGCGCGCCGTGGATCCTTGGCCGGACGTTCGCACGACACTCGGCTATGGAAACTGGATGGGACTGCCCGAGGTGTCGGTGCCGACTGGGCTGGGCGCGGATGGTATGCCCGCCGGAAACATTTCTTTCGTCGGACTGCCCGGACGCGACGCGCGGTTGCTCGCGCTCGCCCATGCGTACGAGCGCAAATCGTCGAGGTTTGTCGCTCCGCCCGCGCCGACTCCGCGCGGATAG